The Humulus lupulus chromosome 3, drHumLupu1.1, whole genome shotgun sequence genome window below encodes:
- the LOC133822826 gene encoding protein NSP-INTERACTING KINASE 2 has translation MYQMETINRKYAVAFFFIAFACLLDYTNGVLSSKGVNYEVQALMDIKNLFKDPHGILDNWDDTAVDPCSWNMVTCSPDGLVISLGTPSQNLSGILSASIGNLTNLRSVLLQSNNITGPIPSEIGRLQKLDTLDLSNNNFNSQIPNTLSHLKSLQYLRLDNNTLSGAIPASLANMTELAFLDLSYNNLSGPVPRLPAKTFNIVGNPLICATGKEQVCFATMPIAPPFSSNNSQNAQTARRPKSHKIALAFASSLGCICLLILGFGFLLWWRYRHNQQIFFDVNEQHHEEVCLGNLKRFQFRELQMATNNFSSKYLVGKGGFGNVYKGCLRDGTVVAVKRLKDGNAIGGEIQFQTEVEMISLAVHRNLLRLYGFCMTASERLLVYPYMSNGSVASRLKAKPALDWSTRKRIALGAARGLLYLHEQCDPKIIHRDVKAANILLDDYCEAVVGDFGLAKLLDHHDSHVTTAVRGTVGHIAPEYLSTGQSSEKTDVFGFGILLLELISGQRALDFGKAANQKGAMLDWVKKLQLEKKLDMLIDKDLKKNYDIIELEEIIQVALLCTQYLPSYRPKMSEVVRMLEGDGLAEKWEASQRAESTRCRANDFSSSERYSDLTDDSSLLAQAMELSGPR, from the exons ATGTATCAAATGGAAACTATCAATAGAAAGTATGCTGTTGCTTTCTTCTTCATTGCCTTTGCATGCTTGTTGGATTACACAAATGGTGTGCTTTCTTCCAAAGGTGTTAACTATGAAG TTCAAGCTTTGATGGACATTAAGAACTTGTTTAAGGATCCCCACGGTATACTTGATAATTGGGATGATACTGCTGTTGATCCATGCAGCTGGAATATGGTCACTTGCTCTCCTGATGGTTTGGTCATTAGTCT AGGAACTCCAAGCCAGAACTTATCAGGCATCCTTTCTGCAAGCATAGGCAACTTAACAAATCTCCGGAGTGT ACTATTACAGAGCAATAATATAACAGGTCCTATCCCCTCTGAGATTGGGAGGCTCCAAAAGCTTGACACACTTGATCTTTCCAATAACAACTTCAATAGTCAAATTCCCAACACTTTATCACACTTAAAGAGTCTTCAATACCT GCGACTGGACAATAACACTTTGAGTGGAGCCATTCCTGCATCTTTGGCTAACATGACAGAGCTTGCCTTCCT GGACCTGTCATACAACAATCTAAGTGGTCCAGTACCAAGGTTGCCTGCCAAGACCTTCAA CATTGTGGGGAACCCTCTGATTTGTGCCACGGGGAAGGAACAAGTGTGCTTTGCAACGATGCCCATAGCACCTCCTTTTTCCTCTAATAATTCGCAAA ATGCTCAAACTGCTAGGAGACCCAAAAGCCATAAAATTGCTTTAGCCTTTGCTTCAAGCCTGGGCTGCATTTGTCTACTAATTCTTGGGTTTGGTTTCCTTCTTTGGTGGAGGTACAGACACAACCAGCAAATTTTCTTTGACGTCAACG agcaacatcatgaggaagtttgccttggaaacctgaagagatttcaatttagagagcttcagatggcaacaaacaacttcagTAGCAAGTACTTGGTTGGAAAAGGTGGTTTTGGAAATGTCTACAAAGGCTGTCTCAGAGATGGTACAGTAGTAGCAGTTAAAAGGCTTAAAGATGGTAATGCCATTGGTGGTGAGATTCAATTCCAAACTGAAGTTGAGATGATCAGCCTGGCAGTTCACAGGAACCTTCTTCGGCTTTACGGGTTTTGTATGACAGCCTCTGAGAGGCTCTTGGTTTACCCCTATATGTCAAACGGCAGCGTTGCCTCCCGCCTCAAAG CCAAACCAGCCCTTGATTGGAGTACGAGAAAAAGAATTGCCTTAGGAGCTGCAAGAGGATTACTGTACTTGCATGAACAATGTGACCCCAAGATCATTCACAGGGATGTCAAGGCTGCAAATATATTGCTTGATGACTATTGTGAGGCTGTAGTGGGAGATTTTGGGTTGGCCAAGCTGCTAGATCACCATGATTCACATGTTACAACCGCCGTGAGAGGCACCGTTGGACATATAGCCCCGGAGTACCTCTCCACGGGACAATCCTCTGAGAAAACAGATGTTTTTGGGTTCGGCATACTTCTTCTTGAACTAATTTCTGGCCAAAGAGCTCTAGATTTTGGGAAAGCAGCAAACCAGAAAGGAGCTATGCTTGATTGG GTGAAGAAACTTCAGCTAGAAAAGAAGTTGGATATGCTAATTGATAAGGACTTGAAGAAAAACTACGATATAATTGAGCTTGAAGAAATCATTCAAGTAGCTCTACTATGTACACAATATCTTCCAAGTTATAGGCCAAAGATGTCTGAAGTGGTTCGGATGCTTGAAGGGGATGGGCTTGCAGAGAAATGGGAAGCTTCTCAGAGAGCTGAGTCAACTCGTTGCAGAGCCAATGATTTCTCTTCTTCAGAAAGATACTCTGACCTCACTGACGACTCCTCGTTGCTTGCACAGGCAATGGAGCTTTCTGGACCAAGATAA
- the LOC133822827 gene encoding F-box/FBD/LRR-repeat protein At1g13570 isoform X1, whose product MGDAPGHDLISDLPESIIESILTRLPIRDAVRTSILSSKWRYKWASITQLVFDDKCVTLRSDRALVEKSLIDFITKALFLHKGPIHKFQLSTFYLQNCSDIDQWLLFLSRNDIKELVLELEEEEGEGELFRVPASLFHCKKLTRLDLFRCELDPPLTFKGFSYLNSLTLHQVLVAPDVIESLISGCPLLENLAISYFDSLALNIKAPNLKFLFLEGEFKDIKLENTPLLVAMSVAMYMTEDNAEHFEQSSSCNFVKFLGGVPCLERLIGHVYFTKYLSIGYDLGKLLVTYKHLKVVELNQVCFEDRKEIYVVLRLITSSPNLTELQISGPSNAVDFVIALDVSDLKFWEKESLSKYTFEKLKLVKMTYMSGVPHEMEFIKFLLSRSPVLETMSVAPCSLCAIVRRLHMLTELVRFRRASPQAEIVFIQD is encoded by the exons ATGGGGGATGCTCCAGGCCATGATTTGATAAGTGATTTGCCTGAAAGCATTATAGAGAGTATTCTAACCCGTTTGCCAATAAGAGATGCTGTAAGAACTAGCATTTTATCAAGTAAATGGAGGTACAAATGGGCTTCGATCACTCAACTTGTATTTGATGATAAATGTGTTACCCTACGTAGTGACCGAGCTCTTGTTGAGAAAAGTCTCATAGACTTTATAACTAAAGCTCTCTTTCTTCACAAAGGACCAATTCACAAGTTCCAGCTTTCTACTTTCTACTTGCAGAACTGCTCAGATATAGATCAATGGTTACTTTTTCTTTCAAGGAATGACATTAAGGAATTGGTTCTGGAATTAGaagaagaggaaggagaaggcgAGTTGTTTAGAGTACCGGCTAGTCTATTTCATTGTAAAAAATTGACCCGTTTGGACCTATTTCGTTGTGAGTTAGATCCACCTCTTACTTTCAAGGGATTCTCGTATTTGAACAGTCTCACCCTTCATCAAGTGCTGGTTGCCCCTGATGTAATTGAGAGTCTAATTTCTGGCTGCCCTCTACTTGAAAATCTGGCTATATCTTACTTTGATAGCTTAGCTTTAAACATTAAAGCTCCAAATCTCAAGTTTTTGTTCCTTGAGGGTGAATTTAAGGACATAAAACTTGAGAATACTCCACTTTTGGTTGCTATGTCTGTTGCTATGTATATGACTGAGGACAATGCTGAGCATTTCGAACAAAGTTCAAGTTGCAATTTCGTCAAGTTTCTTGGTGGAGTACCTTGTCTTGAGAGGCTTATCGGGCATGTATACTTTACCAAG TATTTGAGTATAGGTTATGACCTGGGAAAACTTTTAGTTACCTATAAGCATTTGAAGGTTGTTGAATTAAATCAAGTGTGTTTCGAAGATAGGAAAGAGATATATGTGGTTCTTCGCTTGATTACGAGCTCTCCTAATTTAACAGAGCTTCAAATCTCA GGGCCCTCAAATGCCGTGGATTTCGTGATTGCACTTGATGTGTCTGATTTGAAATTTTGGGAGAAAGAAAGCCTTTCAAAGTACACATTCGAAAAGCTCAAACTTGTGAAGATGACATATATGTCTGGTGTGCCACATGAAATGGAATTCATCAAGTTTTTGCTCAGCAGATCCCCTGTGCTAGAGACAATGAGTGTTGCCCCTTGTTCGTTGTGTGCTATTGTTAGACGATTGCATATGCTGACTGAGTTGGTGAGATTTCGACGGGCGTCTCCTCAAGCTGAAATTGTATTCATCCAGGATTAA
- the LOC133822827 gene encoding F-box/FBD/LRR-repeat protein At1g13570 isoform X2: MGDAPGHDLISDLPESIIESILTRLPIRDAVRTSILSSKWRYKWASITQLVFDDKCVTLRSDRALVEKSLIDFITKALFLHKGPIHKFQLSTFYLQNCSDIDQWLLFLSRNDIKELVLELEEEEGEGELFRVPASLFHCKKLTRLDLFRCELDPPLTFKGFSYLNSLTLHQVLVAPDVIESLISGCPLLENLAISYFDSLALNIKAPNLKFLFLEGEFKDIKLENTPLLVAMSVAMYMTEDNAEHFEQSSSCNFVKFLGGVPCLERLIGHVYFTKIGKRYMWFFA; the protein is encoded by the exons ATGGGGGATGCTCCAGGCCATGATTTGATAAGTGATTTGCCTGAAAGCATTATAGAGAGTATTCTAACCCGTTTGCCAATAAGAGATGCTGTAAGAACTAGCATTTTATCAAGTAAATGGAGGTACAAATGGGCTTCGATCACTCAACTTGTATTTGATGATAAATGTGTTACCCTACGTAGTGACCGAGCTCTTGTTGAGAAAAGTCTCATAGACTTTATAACTAAAGCTCTCTTTCTTCACAAAGGACCAATTCACAAGTTCCAGCTTTCTACTTTCTACTTGCAGAACTGCTCAGATATAGATCAATGGTTACTTTTTCTTTCAAGGAATGACATTAAGGAATTGGTTCTGGAATTAGaagaagaggaaggagaaggcgAGTTGTTTAGAGTACCGGCTAGTCTATTTCATTGTAAAAAATTGACCCGTTTGGACCTATTTCGTTGTGAGTTAGATCCACCTCTTACTTTCAAGGGATTCTCGTATTTGAACAGTCTCACCCTTCATCAAGTGCTGGTTGCCCCTGATGTAATTGAGAGTCTAATTTCTGGCTGCCCTCTACTTGAAAATCTGGCTATATCTTACTTTGATAGCTTAGCTTTAAACATTAAAGCTCCAAATCTCAAGTTTTTGTTCCTTGAGGGTGAATTTAAGGACATAAAACTTGAGAATACTCCACTTTTGGTTGCTATGTCTGTTGCTATGTATATGACTGAGGACAATGCTGAGCATTTCGAACAAAGTTCAAGTTGCAATTTCGTCAAGTTTCTTGGTGGAGTACCTTGTCTTGAGAGGCTTATCGGGCATGTATACTTTACCAAG ATAGGAAAGAGATATATGTGGTTCTTCGCTTGA